One Psychrosphaera aestuarii DNA window includes the following coding sequences:
- a CDS encoding aldo/keto reductase → MKYNKLGSSNLDISEICLGSMTWGVQNTQQDADQQIELALSQGINFIDTAELYPVPPSADTYGDTERIIGNWFESNPQRRGDVVLATKIAGNGLPWIRDANDIDGEAIIKSVDASLKRLKTDYIDLYQLHWPNRTSPHFAKHRPNKIRFSELDKTHEVNQMLEILQALNDCVKAGKIRFCGLSDDTTWGINQYLKLSEKYALPKMVSIQNEFSLLHTKDWPYLIENCIHEEIAYLPWSPLAGGALSGKYLNGARPEGSRWTLTQRNGLFRDSAQSQQAISEYATIAKRAGITPSQLALAWCKQVDGVTSTIIGATSLAQLQENIDAFAITLESDLLDQVDKVLQHYPAPF, encoded by the coding sequence ATGAAATACAATAAGTTAGGAAGTAGTAACCTAGATATTTCAGAAATTTGTTTAGGCTCTATGACTTGGGGTGTACAAAACACACAACAAGATGCCGATCAGCAAATAGAGTTGGCTTTATCACAAGGTATTAACTTTATTGATACTGCCGAGCTTTATCCCGTCCCTCCCTCTGCAGATACCTACGGCGACACAGAGCGAATTATTGGCAACTGGTTTGAGAGTAACCCTCAACGCCGAGGGGATGTTGTATTAGCCACTAAGATTGCTGGGAACGGACTGCCATGGATTCGTGATGCTAACGATATTGATGGCGAAGCAATTATTAAGTCAGTAGATGCGTCTTTAAAGCGATTAAAAACCGATTACATCGACTTGTATCAATTGCATTGGCCAAATCGAACTTCGCCGCACTTTGCCAAGCATCGCCCAAATAAGATTCGCTTTTCTGAGTTAGACAAAACTCACGAAGTAAATCAAATGCTAGAAATTCTTCAAGCCTTAAACGACTGTGTAAAAGCCGGTAAAATACGTTTTTGTGGTCTTTCTGATGATACAACGTGGGGCATTAATCAATACCTTAAATTAAGTGAAAAATACGCCCTTCCCAAAATGGTATCTATTCAAAATGAGTTTAGCTTATTACACACTAAAGACTGGCCATATTTGATAGAAAACTGCATTCACGAAGAGATCGCTTACTTGCCATGGTCACCGTTAGCCGGCGGCGCATTATCGGGCAAATATCTTAATGGCGCTCGCCCAGAAGGCAGTCGCTGGACATTGACACAACGAAATGGTTTGTTTAGAGACAGCGCACAAAGCCAACAGGCAATAAGTGAATACGCAACTATTGCCAAACGTGCGGGTATTACACCGAGTCAACTTGCCCTTGCTTGGTGTAAACAAGTAGACGGCGTTACGTCTACTATTATTGGCGCAACGTCACTAGCGCAACTACAAGAAAATATTGATGCTTTTGCCATTACGTTAGAGAGTGACCTGCTAGACCAAGTCGATAAGGTGCTACAGCACTATCCTGCGCCGTTTTAA
- a CDS encoding GntR family transcriptional regulator yields MITIDVDSAEPLFSQLVNQIKIAIQQALVAPGDALPSIRQLATDLDINAKTVAKAYRILERDNVIETKGYRGTFVHSNAILNSQFDLEAWINEQLFDVISTFKDAGATDSEIRIAFNNIMSQQPKGK; encoded by the coding sequence ATGATCACCATTGATGTTGATAGCGCTGAACCTCTGTTTAGTCAGCTAGTTAATCAAATAAAGATCGCCATACAGCAAGCATTAGTTGCTCCCGGTGATGCGTTGCCGTCTATTCGCCAACTCGCTACCGATTTAGATATTAATGCTAAAACTGTGGCTAAGGCTTACCGAATTTTAGAACGAGATAACGTTATTGAAACGAAAGGTTATAGAGGTACTTTTGTTCATAGCAACGCCATTTTAAACAGTCAGTTTGATTTAGAAGCTTGGATTAATGAGCAGTTGTTTGATGTTATATCGACATTTAAAGATGCTGGCGCGACTGACTCTGAAATTCGAATAGCTTTTAATAATATTATGTCGCAACAGCCAAAAGGGAAATAA
- a CDS encoding HAMP domain-containing hybrid sensor histidine kinase/response regulator, whose amino-acid sequence MTKTNQTKRSVLQEIRLKLSLAILVLTTVCLVIFGIDSYQQSMSLALEDVKRHSSSVSLDIQNEMGKQRHILSDLEHKKVLVELPFNLLYTQYAFGELKRLVDKNPFIDAAFISDGSEYLVEGYPLSTLKYNSDKLNQNTSEIIQQNSKDKTLSLIYTPDKIQGIQDGVSGSLFLSIVLRRSNSSLVNPYQTTGVLYLLLNPKFLLSNDLMTVYSRTLVLVDGTPWYSQGMDNIDSLLSFTQRAFNQQQDGVNLDIKISHDQGFYTDKVLNSLLFSVVVIILTFIALFIYLKRFSNRLKTPLNNLENIAESIKSGNYVVSNMKSEFIEFDSVFSAMDHMSATVNNQFEDLQQQKNRAQVSEQAKANFLANMSHEIRTPMNGILGTLQILQRQKLHGESEDLVEKGILSSKMLLTIVNDILDFSKIEAGRLELEMIPTNVGKIVESTIAELQPEAESKGISIELTFDSSYEEGWFCDPVRIKQIILNILSNGIKFTEQGGVFIDLKIEDGQLLLKCRDTGIGMSQSILDGLFSRFEQADKSITRRYGGTGLGMAITNQLVELMGGTISVISKPSKGTTFKLLLPLQQAEVESLIIERQAQFETPVLKGKTILLAEDNKINQTVFLAMLKPTGAKVMVANNGQEAVTLFNQSCPDIVFMDIQMPVMDGLESCSKIKQINDNVPIVALTANVMPDDVEKYMATGFSAHIGKPVELNKLYRELNFYLFK is encoded by the coding sequence ATGACAAAAACTAATCAAACAAAACGGAGTGTACTACAGGAAATTCGATTAAAACTCTCGCTGGCTATTTTAGTATTAACTACGGTATGTCTAGTTATATTTGGCATTGATTCTTATCAGCAGAGCATGTCATTAGCGCTAGAAGATGTTAAGCGTCACAGTAGTTCGGTCAGTTTAGATATACAGAACGAAATGGGGAAACAGCGGCATATATTAAGTGATTTGGAACATAAAAAGGTATTAGTTGAATTACCTTTTAACCTTCTCTACACCCAATATGCATTTGGTGAATTAAAGCGGTTAGTGGATAAAAACCCCTTTATTGATGCCGCGTTTATTAGTGATGGTTCTGAGTATTTAGTAGAGGGATACCCGCTGAGTACGCTCAAATACAATAGTGATAAGTTAAATCAAAATACGAGTGAAATTATCCAACAAAACAGCAAGGATAAAACGCTGTCATTGATCTACACTCCCGATAAAATCCAAGGGATTCAAGATGGTGTATCTGGCAGTTTGTTTTTATCTATTGTGCTAAGAAGGTCGAACTCCTCGCTTGTTAACCCATATCAAACTACTGGCGTATTGTATCTGTTGCTGAATCCAAAATTTTTGTTATCCAATGATTTAATGACTGTTTACAGCAGAACGTTGGTTTTAGTTGATGGTACACCTTGGTATTCACAAGGTATGGATAATATTGATTCATTGCTTTCTTTTACGCAACGCGCATTTAATCAGCAGCAGGATGGGGTGAATTTAGACATTAAGATCAGCCACGATCAAGGGTTTTATACTGATAAAGTCCTCAACTCATTATTGTTTTCGGTAGTGGTCATAATTCTAACCTTCATTGCTTTATTTATTTACTTAAAACGCTTTTCTAACCGTTTAAAAACGCCACTGAACAACCTAGAAAATATTGCGGAGTCTATAAAAAGTGGTAATTATGTGGTCTCGAATATGAAGTCAGAGTTTATTGAGTTTGATAGTGTTTTTAGTGCTATGGATCATATGTCAGCAACAGTTAATAACCAGTTTGAAGACTTACAGCAACAAAAAAACCGAGCGCAGGTATCAGAACAAGCGAAAGCTAATTTTCTTGCCAATATGAGTCATGAAATAAGAACACCGATGAATGGGATATTGGGCACGCTGCAAATATTACAAAGGCAAAAATTACATGGCGAGTCTGAAGATTTAGTAGAGAAAGGAATATTATCGTCAAAAATGCTGTTAACCATAGTAAACGACATTCTAGATTTTTCTAAAATTGAGGCGGGACGATTAGAGTTGGAAATGATACCAACTAACGTAGGTAAAATAGTAGAGTCGACGATAGCAGAATTACAACCTGAAGCTGAATCTAAAGGCATTTCAATAGAGCTAACCTTTGATAGTAGTTACGAAGAGGGCTGGTTTTGCGATCCCGTGCGCATTAAACAAATTATTTTAAATATTCTGTCTAACGGCATTAAATTTACCGAGCAAGGTGGTGTGTTCATTGATCTTAAAATTGAGGATGGGCAGTTACTTTTAAAGTGTCGAGATACTGGCATCGGCATGTCGCAATCGATCTTAGATGGATTGTTTTCACGTTTTGAGCAAGCGGATAAGAGTATTACTAGAAGGTATGGTGGTACAGGTTTAGGAATGGCCATTACCAATCAGCTAGTCGAATTGATGGGTGGAACGATTAGTGTAATTAGTAAACCATCTAAAGGAACGACCTTTAAGTTATTATTGCCGTTACAACAAGCGGAAGTTGAAAGCTTAATAATTGAGAGACAAGCCCAATTTGAGACACCTGTTTTAAAAGGAAAAACAATATTACTTGCAGAAGATAATAAGATTAATCAGACCGTATTTTTAGCTATGTTGAAGCCAACAGGCGCCAAGGTCATGGTGGCAAATAATGGTCAAGAAGCGGTAACCCTGTTCAATCAATCTTGTCCTGATATCGTATTTATGGATATACAAATGCCCGTTATGGATGGTTTAGAGTCGTGCAGTAAAATAAAACAAATAAATGACAATGTACCTATAGTTGCATTAACGGCGAACGTCATGCCAGACGATGTCGAAAAGTATATGGCAACTGGGTTTTCAGCCCATATAGGAAAGCCGGTAGAGTTAAATAAACTCTACCGAGAGCTAAATTTCTACTTGTTTAAATAA